A stretch of the Alnus glutinosa chromosome 6, dhAlnGlut1.1, whole genome shotgun sequence genome encodes the following:
- the LOC133871456 gene encoding uncharacterized protein LOC133871456 — MEIGKEVRVGNATHRNEEKNALIDEQKGRKRGKVSTTNTMGGHIMFNECLMFEVHHGGRFNRENGVAYVGGDVTNYPDLYDKDELSFFDVETVVKCYGYSPGDLIYYRIPNKSLDEGLRLLFSDHDVIETVGHHNGHGVAELYVVGFILYDVPVDLPRGEESVDEEYEKEYERNTVYRRDPFWNEVISDDSDALEVNADTGYAEAGASVEGEDVGVDQEFVGEPSHVAEEDLEAEVAVALAAAEDEFAQGVGKGKGKGKGVVEGEDEPVSDVSRSDILTTPDNTSGDDEPDSSKRSCVTKRVPFSKSDFEKPTLQKVCGEKNCKYRVYGRQLKGEATFMLISLRPKHTCARKYKNHLITSKWIAEWCLDSFRDQPNMLVEVLKKKVKTKWNVKIHPSTLYRARKRAQEVIYGKLGEQYHRLWDYCATIRSTNVGSCVILMVERPMPEMPCRFQRMYISLAAMKNGFKDGCRPVISLDACLLKGVYKGQLMEAVGRDANNNMYPISMVVVEAETKDSWSWFLEALLANLGPSGVRRWTFISDRQKGLVPSLMEVCPNAEHRICVQHLYANFWNDGHQGVLLKDLLWRAAASYTQNEFYAVMEELKGLNLPAYEYLSKVDLATWCKGWFNTYAKCDLLHNNLAECFNSWITKFRDKTILVMLEGIRTSLMRRYQRKREIIAAMEGNVGPKIKEKLEKEDEAGHCTPIFAGDGLFEVECRGRRYAVNLPAKTCGCRKWDVSGIPCAHAISSIWHGGGNPEDYLSPYFGKEMYLKAYTPIIYPVPSEEQ, encoded by the exons GACACATAATGTTTAATGAATGTCTTATGTTTGAAGTGCACCACGGAGGTCGGTTTAATAGGGAAAATGGGGTAGCCTATGTTGGTGGGGATGTAACAAATTACCCTGACCTGTATGACAAAGATGAGCTGTCTTTTTTTGATGTGGAGACTGTAGTTAAGTGCTATGGGTATAGTCCCGGTGATTTAATTTATTACAGAATACCTAACAAGAGTCTAGATGAAGGGCTACGGCTTCTGTTTTCTGACCATGATGTCATTGAAACGGTGGGGCACCACAATGGTCATGGAGTAGCAGAGTTATATGTGGTTGGGTTTATTTTGTATGATGTACCTGTAGATTTACCTAGAGGAGAGGAAAGTGTTGATGAGGAATATGAAAaagaatatgagagaaataCTGTATATAGGAGAGATCCATTTTGGAATGAGGTTATAAGTGATGACTCGGACGCCTTAGAAGTAAATGCTGATACGGGGTATGCAGAGGCAGGAGCTTCTGTCGAAGGAGAAGATGTAGGAGTAGATCAAGAGTTTGTAGGAGAACCATCACACGTAGCAGAAGAAGATTTGGAAGCAGAAGTAGCAGTAGCTTTAGCTGCAGCTGAAGATGAGTTTGCACAAGGTGTGGGTAAGGGTAAGGGTAAGGGTAAGGGTGTGGTTGAGGGTGAGGATGAGCCTGTTTCCGATGTGTCTCGGAGTGATATACTGACCACTCCCGATAATACTAGTGGAGATGATGAGCCAGATTCTTCAAAAAGGTCGTGTGTCACCAAAAGGGTGCCATTTTCAAAATCTGATTTTGAGAAGCCGACTCTGCAGAAAG TGTGTGGAGAGAAGAATTGTAAATATAGGGTTTATGGAAGACAGTTGAAGGGTGAGGCCACATTCATGCTGATTTCGCTTAGGCCCAAACATACATGTGCCCGGAAATACAAGAATCATTTGATTACTTCCAAGTGGATTGCTGAGTGGTGCTTGGACAGTTTTAGAGATCAACCGAACATGCTTGTAGAAGtcctgaagaagaaggtgaagacgAAATGGAATGTTAAAATCCATCCTAGTACCCTATATAGGGCTAGGAAGAGGGCACAAGAGGTGATTTATGGGAAGTTGGGTGAGCAGTACCATCGTCTATGGGACTATTGCGCGACAATCAGAAGCACAAATGTGGggagttgtgttattttgatGGTTGAGAGACCTATGCCCGAAATGCCATGTAGATTCCAAAGGATGTACATATCCTTGGCAGCAATGAAAAATGGCTTCAAGGATGGGTGTAGGCCTGTGATAAGCCTTGATGCGTGTTTATTGAAGGGGGTTTACAAGGGGCAGTTAATGGAAGCTGTTGGAAGGGATGCCAATAATAACATGTATCCAATATCCATGGTAGTTGTAGAGGCAGAGACCAAGGATAGCTGGTCATGGTTTCTTGAGGCACTATTGGCTAATCTTGGCCCCAGTGGTGTACGTAGATGGACTTTTATTTCAGATAGACAAAAG GGTCTTGTACCAAGTCTTATGGAGGTGTGCCCTAATGCTGAGCATCGGATATGTGTGCAGCACTTGTACGCCAATTTTTGGAATGACGGTCACCAGGGGGTGTTACTAAAGGACTTGCTGTGGAGAGCTGCTGCATCTTACACACAGAATGAGTTCTATGCTGTAATGGAAGAGCTTAAGGGCCTTAATTTGCCAGCCTATGAGTACCTTTCAAAGGTTGACCTTGCAACTTGGTGTAAGGGATGGTTCAACACATATGCAAAGTGTGACCTCTTACACAACAATTTGGCCGAGTGCTTCAATTCTTGGATCACCAAGTTCAGAGATAAGACCATACTGGTAATGTTGGAAGGCATTAGGACAAGTTTGATGAGAAGGTACCAGCGGAAAAGAGAAATTATAGCTGCGATGGAAGGCAATGTTGGGCCAAAAATTAAGGAGAAGTTGGAGAAAGAAGATGAGGCCGGACATTGTACACCAATATTTGCCGGTGATGGTTTATTTGAGGTCGAGTGCAGGGGTAGAAGGTATGCTGTGAATTTACCTGCCAAGACATGTGGGTGCAGAAAGTGGGATGTTTCTGGTATTCCATGTGCTCATGCCATCTCATCAATATGGCATGGTGGAGGCAACCCTGAGGATTATCTGAGCCCATACTTTGGCAAGGAGATGTACCTAAAGGCATACACACCCATCATCTACCCTGTACCTAGTGAGGAGCAGTGA